The genomic window ACGCTGGTTCTGGGGTCTGCGGCTACACCTGGTCTGCACCCCGGCCGGCCTGCCGGTCGCCTGGGCCCTGGCCAACCCGAAAGTCGACGAACGGCAGGTGTTGACCGCCGTCCTCGAACACGACCCGGACCTTTTGGCCGAACGCCCAGGCCTGCTGATCATCGCGGACAAGGGCTATGTGTCCGCCGAGCTGGACCGCTGGCTGGCCGAGCGCGGGGTGCGGCTGCTGCGACCCTCCTATCGCAACCGCACCCCACGCCCCGACGAGCACCTGCTCAAACCGATCCGGCAACTCATCGAATCGGTCAACGACACGCTCAAGGGCCAACTTGACCTCGAGCTACACGGCGGCCGCAGCATCGAAGGCGTCGCCGCCCGCGTCGCGCAACGACTCCTGGCCATGACCGCCGCCATCTGGCACAACCCCACCACCGGACAACCCCTGACCAGGTCCTTGATCGCCTACGACCACTGACCAGGATTAGGACTTACTCGTCTAGCCCTGCGCATTTGGTAGCGCCGGGATCGCAGGGTGCTCGCGTCGTTTGATGCCTTCTCGCTGCTTCCGGCCGACCGGTGATGGCCAGGAACGAATCAAGGCCTCTCCACGGAGGGGCCTTGACCTGCGGTTACCTCTGGTCGGGGTGGCCGGATTCGAACCGACGACCTCTTCGTCCCGAACTCGCGGCGGTTGATCCTGGTGCGGTTCCGCCCGAGGTCAAGCGGGCTGCACCAGTCGGAAGCGGTGGGGCGCGGCCGGCGTGAGTTGCTTTACTTCCGTGCAGTACAGCGACCAGGGCGAGACGCAGCTTCGACCCCCGCCGGGGGGAGCCTGGTCGGCGTTGTCGGCCAGTGTCAGCGGGTGTCGTTCCCTGTGGTCCTGCCTTCGGTGTCATGCCGGCTGTGACCATTGGAGTCGGTCGCGCAGCACAGCGTTCGCTGACTTTATGCTGACGCGGCACCTTCTGGTCCGTAGGTCACGGCGGCGCAGTCTCGTGCGGTGCCGTGCGACATCGGAAGGCACGGTTCGGACCCGTCGCGGCTCCTGCGGTCGCTCGCGTTGCTGTTACTTCTGTGCTGTACGTCGATCACTCCGGCCGCCTGCGGCCTAAGATGTTGCCTTGCGCGTTCACGGGGAGGCGACATGCCTGAAGACATCAATGCGGCAAGCCTGATCGCTCTGGCTGATCGCCTACGAGCCAAACCAGCGCAAAGCCATGAACGTCTCGAGCTGGTCACCAGCTGCGAAGGTTTGCCGTGGCTCGGCCGTGTCCCGGCTGCCACCGAGTCGTGCATCAAGATTCTCGCCCAGACTGACCCGAAGACCCGCTCAATGCCTTGCGAGCTCGGTATCTCCTCGATGGAGGTGCCCAGTGCCCTGACCACCTTCCGCCGTTGGTGGCCAAAGGCGGTCATCGCTATGGGCGATCCCGGGCAGCCCGATCCGCGGAAACCGTTGAAGCCCGGCATCGTGCAGTGGCGTTTCGACGGTGTCAACGCGTCGCCGGCGTTGAGCCCGCCGAGCACCGCTGGTTCTGCCGCTATCGCAGCTCACTTTGCCGGCCTGCCGTGGGCGCCACCGCCGATGATGTATGACGCGGCCGGTCCGCTTGCAGACATTGAGGCAGAGGACCTGCTGGCCAGCATGGTTCATCCGCCGCAGATGCCGGCAGGCCGATGGGATCGCCTGCCAGGCTTGTGGGAGCGCTACATCCAGGCGTGGTGCTGCCTGGGCCTGCTGCATCATCGACCGGAGCAACCGTGGCCGACATCGACCAGGCGACAAATGTTGATCGAGCTGGCCTACGGTGTCGAGGACTGGATTACCGAAGCCGCGCTCTATGCGCTAATCACCGCGGCTTGGGTGGACCCAGCATGCCGCTCAGACGTCGCCGGGTTGGTCGAGACCAGATACCTGATGATGCGTGAAGCGGCCGAGACCAGACCACTCACAATTGGCGTTTCCGTGGCGCAGCTGGTTTACATAACCCCAGGCATGCCAAACGAAACCCTTAACCATGCAGTGGATCTGACCGCTGCATCCCAGGAGTGGCCAGGCAATGGAAGCGTCTCGCTTGGCGGACCACCCGCGCCACCGCCGCGGCAAAGGTCGCTGTTGGACAGGCTTCGTCGCCGTTGACAGACCCAGGGCCGACCGAGCCCGAGCCCACGTGTACGGCTGGCTCACGAGGTGGGATCCGGCTGGCAGCGGAGCGCCAAGTCTTAAAAGCTGGTTCGGAGCTATGTTCACTGCAGCTCCCGACCTACGAGTGGGCCGCTAGGGACTCGAACCCTGAACCCCTCTGGTAGTCAGGTGATCATCCGCAATCGGGTGGAATCGGCCTGCTGACCGGCGCGAGGTCGCGCGCTGCCTTACAGCGTTTGATGGCCCTTGTCGGCGTCAATTGTGCCCGGCTTGTGCCAGATGATCTATCCAGTCCATCGCTCGCCGTCCAAGTACTGCTATCCACGCGGCCAGGAAATTCCGATGCACCCTGGTTCAATCGAGGACATGACTGACCTCCCCGATGGCACCGAGGGAACCGCGGAGATCGCGTTTGACGTGCCGGGATGGCCGCCAACCAAGAACGAGGCCACTTCGCTGCTGTCGGCGGGTCACAGCCACGCCGCGCGGGTCCGCGCGCTGTTGAACGCCGCCGGGCAAGCAGCGGCACGACTGGGGTGGTCCCCGTTGGCCTGCCAGATCGCGCTTGACCTGGTGGTACGCGGGCCTAATCAAGCACCCTCGGATGCGACGAACTACCTCGGCGGTGTTGGCGACGTGCTGCAAGTCAAGGCCACCGGCAACCTCGACTTGGCCCATCTGGGCGCCCTCAGGCAGGTGGCCCTCTATCTCGATGACCGCCAGGTCAGGCAGATCCGGTACACGGAGGAATGGGCCGAGCAGCCGTCTTACACAGTACGAATACATCCGTTAGCGGTCGGCGCGGCTCCCGGGCCGGCAGCCGGACAATGATCGAGTTCGGCACCCCATCCCCTCAACTGAACCGCCTACGTCTCGTTTACAAGGCGCTTTCGGCAAGACTTACAGCGTCCGCTGACGTCCACTGGGTCCGAGCCAGAGGCAAGATCCGTACGAACATGTCCGTCCTCGGCCCGCCACCGTTGGTGTCAGCGTTGATGTCAGACGTTGATCGACCTGCGTTGCCAACCAGTTCGGTTTGTGTATGGTCCGTCGAGTGATTTTCATGAGCGCCTGTTGCCGGCGAGACTTGCCGTGACGTCGATATCGCGATGGCCCGTGCTCGCACCGGCGGTCGCGGTCAGTCTGCTGGTGCTCGGCCTGGTGCTCAACGCCGCGACGATCATCTACGACCTTGCGCATTGGGGCGTGGTCTACTACGTGCCACCGGAGGTGGCCGCCAACCGGAATGGCCTTGCAGACCTCGGCGCCCAAGTCTTTGACCAACTGGCCACGGGGCTGTCCGTCCTAGCCGTGGCTGGCCTGCTCCTGTCGATAGCAGGGCTCGTGCGCGGCAGGACGTGGGCACATGTGACGACGTGCATCCTGACCGCCCCGTTCGCGCTTTGCTGCGGCCTGATGTTCATCAACGGCAGGGGCTCCTTCGCCGGGGACCCGGACGACCCGAACAACATCGCGCCTCGGCATACCTTCGCGCCAACCTGGGTCCTGATCAGCGACGCGCTGGCGCCACCCCTGCTCGTGGGCGCGGCGGTCATCGTCCTGATCCTGTTGTTTCTCCCCCCGGTCTATGGACGCTTCTACCCGTCCCGGCAGCAGCGCGACCCGCGAGGGTTCACTCATCGCGGATAGCCGAGGCGATGCGCGGGTCTTCCACCGCCGGCCGTCTTGCGGGAGGAGCTTGAGCTCTTCGTCCCGAACGCCGGTGCGGTGCATCGTCTGCTGCCATCGGTTGTCATCCCGTGCCTCTCAGCTCGGCTACCATCCCGCCTGCTGCCGTGACGTGTCGACCGCAGGCGGCACGTTCGGTGCTTCCTTGCTGCTTCCGAGAGTGGTCCAGAGAGCAGGCGCAGTCACCTGGCCCTGAACCTATGGATTGCCGGGAAGGGGGTCGCTCGCGGCTCCGTGCGCAGCTCATGAGCGGCTACTGGCTGGTTTGCGGCTCTAGCGGTCGCGTTCGTTGCTGTACTTCTGTGCTGTGCGGCGAAGAGTCCTGCGCCGCCTCCCGTTGGCAAGATGTGTATCCCTTCCGCCCTCACCAGTCGTCCGGGTACAAGTCCTCCTCCGGGTAGCCCGCCGAAACCAGCCGCCTGCGGACCCTCTCGACCTCCTGCGGCGGCGGGCGCCGCAGCGACGCGGCGGCAGCGGCGTCGTTGGCGATAACCACCGTCTCGCCGTCGATGAGCTCGGCAACGACGGCCGCCAGGTTCTCCTCGCACAGGCCAGCCTCAAGGACAGCCAGAAGTGGCAGGTAGTCCCTGGCCGGCAGTGAGGTGATCTCAACGACAATTGGGTAGGTATCGGTATTCGAATTGGGTGAGCACGAGTGCGGCGCGGACGATGTCGCCGACGCTTCGAGGGCTGGCGGTGGTATGGCGCAGGGCGTGCCATCGGCCGGTGAGCAGGGCGAAGCCGCGTTCGCCGAGGCCGCGCAGGGATCGCAGGAGCCGGTTATAGGTGCGGTTGTCGATGCCGAGGCGGCCGTCGTCGGCGGGTTGTTTGACCGGTGTGTGGATGCCTTGGCCCGCGCCCTCGTAGCCGGAGTCGGCGAGGGTGGGCAGGTCCAGTTGGGAGGCGGCCCAGTACAGCGCGCCGGTGATGTCATGGAGCTGGGCGCAGGTGAAATCGTGCAGGTGGCCGGGTGCCGCGTCGGAGGTCCAGATCGGGAGCCCGTCCGGGCGCATGATCGCTTGGATGTTGGCGCCGAAGTCGCGGTGCTTGCCGGAGTACCAGGCGTCGATCGGTTCGCCTTTGACGCTGGTGGTGGTCTCCGTGAGGCGGTCGGTGTCGAACAGTTTTCCGTCGAGGATCACGTGGGACCAGCCCTCGTCGGCGACCCGGGTCAGGGCGGTGTGTAGGTCCGGAGCCTGGGCGGATAGGACCGTGATGGCTTCGGCGATGTAGCGGTAGGTGGTGGCCCTCGATACGGCGAACCCGGCGCCGAGCAGGGGCTTGTCCTCGCCTTTGCGGAACCAGACCAGCACCATCAGCGCTTGGCGGAAGCAGGTCAATGCCCTGGTGCCGGTGCCGGTGCCGGTGCGGGTGCCGCGGGCTCGGCGCTCGGCGGCCAGTAGGCGGGCGAGGTAGTGCACGAGTTCCCTGGGTACGTCGAGCATGGCACGATAGGCGATCACGTGGAGTCCTGACTGGTGAAGTAGATCTTGGCAGACCTCTTCTACCGAGGGCTCCACGCCCAGGTCCAGCACCGTCCACTATGGACGCTTGGTCCGTGTCGACCTATTTTCAGACGCCAGCTACGGCAGTGATACTTCACATCAGAGCCGGCCCACTCCGCGCGACATGAGGCGGTGCGCGATCCAGCGGGTCGCATTTGAAGGCCGGCCCTTGATCAGCCTGGGAACGGGCGCAGGGGTGACTTATCGCCTACGGACCACTTGTGACCGAACGGGTCCGTGAAGCCACCTTGACGGTGCGTCCCCCAGGGCACGCGGTGATCCTCGATTCCCGCTCCGGCGGTTGCGCCGGCGGCGAGCGCGCGCTCGATGACGGAGTCGGGATCATCGGCGAACACCTCGATGCGGGTGCTCGTGACGCCCGCCTGGCCGGGACTGATCTCCGTGGGGTTCTCGGGATTGACCTCGTGGAGAAAGAAGGGGGCGCCACTGATCTCAAGGCCGGCCACGCCACCAAGGTTCCACAACTCTGTCGCGTCCAGTGCGGTCTTGTACCAGGCAACCGCAGCCTCTGCGTCTGGAACGATCAGCATCACAGAGATCACTGATGGTGAAGCGGATACCGTGTCGCCGGACGGGCCGGAACGATCTTTCGGTTCCTCGGTCATGCCCACAGCGTGCCAGACATGACGAGCAGCGTCTCCTGGTCTGGCGACGGCCGATTCCACCAGCACCAACGGCCAGCAGACCACGAGGTGTGACCGCCGTCCAACCCCCTTGCTGAGATCACTTCAGTCCGCTCGGGTACGCCCTCTGCAAGACCTCTAGGACGGGCAGTAGGTACGGCGGCAGCATGACAGCCAGCATCCCAGGTGCGGCAACCGTCAGCCGGTGCAGCCTGGTTACGTCTCGACCTACTCATTACGAGTCGCTCCCACGACGCTGGCCTACCGCCTGAGCCTCATGCCAAAGGTGACGTCCGGGTCCGCGGTCGTCCGCTCGTGCTCGCCGGTTTGGCTGCTCGCTTGGCTGCTCGACGGCTGTACCGAACCGTTTAGGTGCCGGATCTTGCAGCAGTGGCTCGCTCCTGACGGTCGAGGTCGGCACGCATCGCATCCGTCAACTCCTGCTGCGCTTCGGCATACATGTCCAGTAGCGCACCACCATTGGCAAGGGTTTCTTCGAACATGCCGGCGACCACCTTCCGAAGGTTGTCCGCCCTTTCGATGACGACCGGGTCGGGGGCGCAAAGCCGAAGCCGTACAACATGCTCAATCAGCTCTACGAGCTTGGCATCAGCTGCCTGGCGGCTGTCTTGCGTGATCTCACCAGCGGCAAACTGGTGACGGATCTTGCTCTGAAGATCGAACGCCGACTCCAATGCGCGCAGGTAGGAAACGTACTCCTCGCGGCACCTCTGTGACTGCAAGCGCTGCTGTTCCGCCACGGACAACTCCCATGCCGACCTCCTCTGCTGGGCGGTGGCCCAGGCGGTGCCAGCGATGCCTGCGAGACCAACCACAGCCGTGGTGACTGATCCGATCCAGTCTATTGTCACGGCTCGAACTAACCAGATCGGCGAAAATATGACGGAAGATCTTGGTAATAGCGGTAATGGTCGGCATCGTACGAATCACCGCCGAAGTTCGCCCATCGTGGCCTCACCTCGAAGTAGTGCGGTATTCCCCTGCCCGGTAGAGAATTCAGCAGATCCGCAACTCGACTGGCCCCTTCTTCGCCCTTGCCATCTCTTCCTTGGTGGAGATAGTCCAAATACCACTCAAATACGGCAATTTTGTCGTTGTGGAAGATTCCGCGAGGACACGCGGCTGGGGTTCGGCTCCGCTTCCATGATTTGCGCCACACCTGCGAAACCCTGCTGCTGGAGTTCGGCGTCCCGCCGCACATCGTCCGAGAGATCGCGGGCCACTCCGCGCTGGACGTCACCATGATGATCTACGCACACACATCGTTGGAGGAGAAGTACCGCGCGCTGGCCCGGCTCGATGAGCGCATCGGCAAGGAGTCGTTGTCGTCAGACTGCCGTCAGCGCGGTGACGAAACGGACATCCGATGACACGTACGGATCTGCAAAGCAGAACGCCGACCGGCGTTTCCGCTGGTCGGCGCTGCTGTAGCCCGGCGAAAGGCTATGTGGCCAGGGGCGGGGTCGAACCGCCGACCTTCCGATTTTCAGTCGGACGCTCGTACCAACTGAGCTACCTGGCCGTGCTGCGGCTCATGCTACCCGGACGGCGGGTCGTCCGCCGGGAGGGTCACATGCTCCGATACGCAGAACGCCGCGCAACCTTCACGCGGCGTCAGCGCTTGCGGTCCTGACGGGACTTGAACCCGCGACCTCCGCCTTGACAGGGCGGCGAGCACTCCAACTGCTCCACAGGACCTAGCTCTGTTGCATCCGGCCGAAGCCGGACCGTGCCCCCAACGGGATTCGAACCCGTGCTACCGCCTTGAAAGGGCGGCGTCCTGGGCCGCTAGACGATGAGGGCGGCCCCGCCATCATTGCACATTCGCAACTTCAAGCGGACTTGCTCCCATCCGGCCCCGCCGGAGGCTTGGAAAGCATACGTGATGGCCGGCCGGT from Micromonospora kangleipakensis includes these protein-coding regions:
- a CDS encoding VOC family protein; protein product: MTEEPKDRSGPSGDTVSASPSVISVMLIVPDAEAAVAWYKTALDATELWNLGGVAGLEISGAPFFLHEVNPENPTEISPGQAGVTSTRIEVFADDPDSVIERALAAGATAGAGIEDHRVPWGTHRQGGFTDPFGHKWSVGDKSPLRPFPG
- a CDS encoding IS982 family transposase, yielding MTTDINTLLTALYVKIDDWLGRPRRSGRPPKLSDAELLTLAVAQVLLGVRSEARWLRFVPAHLPGAFPYLPGQSGYNKRLRAALPLLKRAIRAVAADTDLWTDSAWVVDSTPVECGRSRPTARRSRLAGWASYGYCPSHSRWFWGLRLHLVCTPAGLPVAWALANPKVDERQVLTAVLEHDPDLLAERPGLLIIADKGYVSAELDRWLAERGVRLLRPSYRNRTPRPDEHLLKPIRQLIESVNDTLKGQLDLELHGGRSIEGVAARVAQRLLAMTAAIWHNPTTGQPLTRSLIAYDH
- a CDS encoding DUF3349 domain-containing protein, encoding MPPPALEASATSSAPHSCSPNSNTDTYPIVVEITSLPARDYLPLLAVLEAGLCEENLAAVVAELIDGETVVIANDAAAAASLRRPPPQEVERVRRRLVSAGYPEEDLYPDDW
- a CDS encoding tyrosine-type recombinase/integrase; its protein translation is MWKIPRGHAAGVRLRFHDLRHTCETLLLEFGVPPHIVREIAGHSALDVTMMIYAHTSLEEKYRALARLDERIGKESLSSDCRQRGDETDIR
- a CDS encoding transposase family protein codes for the protein MLDLGVEPSVEEVCQDLLHQSGLHVIAYRAMLDVPRELVHYLARLLAAERRARGTRTGTGTGTRALTCFRQALMVLVWFRKGEDKPLLGAGFAVSRATTYRYIAEAITVLSAQAPDLHTALTRVADEGWSHVILDGKLFDTDRLTETTTSVKGEPIDAWYSGKHRDFGANIQAIMRPDGLPIWTSDAAPGHLHDFTCAQLHDITGALYWAASQLDLPTLADSGYEGAGQGIHTPVKQPADDGRLGIDNRTYNRLLRSLRGLGERGFALLTGRWHALRHTTASPRSVGDIVRAALVLTQFEYRYLPNCR